The following proteins come from a genomic window of Pseudomonas sp. J452:
- the fliR gene encoding flagellar biosynthetic protein FliR: protein MLELTNAQIGGWLGQFLLPLFRIASMLMVMPVIGTQLVPARVRLYLALAICLVLAPTLPPMPQVDSVSLQSMLLIGEQVLIGVMFGFVLQLYFHLFAVAGQIIAIQMGLGFASMVDPANGVSVPVLGQFLLMLVTLLFLAMNGHLVVFEVLAESFVTLPVGQGLLVDHYWELAGKLSWVLAAGLLLSLPVVIALLVVNLAFGVMTRAAPQLNIFSIGFPLTLVLGLAIFWLGIADFLAHFQVLTSEALDLLRELARTR, encoded by the coding sequence ATGCTCGAGCTGACCAACGCACAGATCGGCGGCTGGCTGGGGCAGTTCCTCTTGCCGCTGTTCCGTATCGCCTCGATGCTGATGGTCATGCCGGTGATCGGTACCCAGCTGGTGCCGGCGCGGGTGCGCCTGTACCTGGCGCTGGCGATCTGCCTGGTGCTGGCACCGACCCTGCCGCCGATGCCGCAGGTCGACTCGGTGAGCCTGCAGTCGATGCTGCTGATTGGCGAGCAGGTGCTGATCGGGGTGATGTTCGGTTTTGTCCTGCAGTTGTACTTCCACCTGTTCGCCGTAGCCGGGCAGATCATTGCCATCCAGATGGGCCTGGGCTTCGCCTCCATGGTCGACCCGGCCAATGGCGTGTCGGTGCCGGTGCTCGGCCAGTTCCTGCTGATGCTGGTGACCTTGCTGTTCCTCGCCATGAATGGCCACCTGGTGGTGTTCGAGGTGCTCGCCGAGAGCTTTGTCACCCTGCCGGTGGGGCAGGGGCTGCTGGTCGATCACTACTGGGAGCTGGCCGGCAAGCTCAGTTGGGTGCTTGCCGCGGGCCTGCTGCTGTCGCTGCCGGTGGTGATCGCCTTGCTGGTGGTCAACCTGGCCTTCGGTGTGATGACCCGTGCGGCGCCGCAGCTGAACATCTTTTCCATCGGTTTTCCGCTGACCCTGGTACTGGGCCTGGCCATCTTCTGGCTGGGCATC